A single window of Drosophila suzukii chromosome 3, CBGP_Dsuzu_IsoJpt1.0, whole genome shotgun sequence DNA harbors:
- the Mvl gene encoding protein Malvolio isoform X2 — protein MSSNEAYHEPGAGGDGPGESAGGSGGGSQRSSHLHHQQILNETTYLKPAAKQAYFSDEKVLIPDDDRTNVGFSFRKLWAFTGPGFLMSIAYLDPGNIESDMQSGAAAKYKILWVLLWATVLGLLMQRLAARLGVVTGLHLAEMCYRQYKRLPRWILWIMIEIAIIGSDMQEVIGTAIAIYLLSNKVVPLWGGVLITIVDTFTFLFLDKYGLRKLEFLFGTLITIMAVSFGYEYIVSAPNQGEVLEGMFVPWCSDCNSNVLLQAVGVVGAVIMPHNLYLHSALVKSRDIDRRQPKKVSEANFYFFIEASVALFVSFIINLFVVAVFAHGMYGKTNNDVLDVCKDKSMYDDAKMSFVDSVNGTAIIDADLYKGGLFLGCTFGAVAMYIWGVGILAAGQSSTMTGTYAGQFSMEGFLNLQWPRWCRVLVTRCIAIIPTFCLAMFSKMEDLTSMNDILNAVMSLQLPFAAIPTIAFTSCAAIMGEFVNGVGNKIVSILLTIVVIGVNLYFVVVQVESMEIKGGLLALVCIFAILYLLFNLYLVIHMAACMGNQRLMNSRWVQRFVLPSQNSFSIKNANSTYASDVTLVVGESATNTVKGLDTVSEKVPN, from the exons ATGTCTTCAAATGAGGCCTACCACGAGCCGGGCGCCGGTGGAGATGGACCGGGCGAGTCCGCCGGTGGATCCGGCGGAGGCAGCCAGCGGAGCAGCCATCTACACCACCAGCAGATACTCAACGAGACGACCTATCTGAAACCCGCCGCCAAGCAGGCCTACTTCAGCGATGAGAAGGTCCTCATACCCGACGATGATCGCACAAAT GTTGGTTTCAGCTTTCGCAAGCTGTGGGCCTTCACGGGACCCGGTTTTCTTATGTCCATTGCGTATCTGGATCCCGGTAACATCGAATCCGATATGCAATCTGGTGCGGCGGCCAAGTACAAGATCTTGTGGGTCTTGCTGTGGGCCACCGTCTTGGGCCTGCTTATGCAACGCTTGGCTGCAAG ACTGGGTGTTGTCACAGGCCTCCATCTGGCCGAGATGTGCTACAGGCAGTACAAGCGTCTGCCACGTTGGATCCTCTGGATAATGATTGAGATAGCCATTATTGGTTCCGACATGCAGGAGGTTATTGGCACGGCCATTGCCATATACCTGCTGTCGAATAAAGT TGTGCCTTTGTGGGGCGGCGTGTTGATTACCATTGTCGACACGTTCACGTTCCTGTTTCTGGACAAATACGGTCTACGCAAGCTGGAGTTCCTATTCGGCACACTCATCACCATAATGGCCGTCTCCTTCGGATATGAG TACATTGTGTCAGCCCCGAATCAAGGAGAAGTTCTCGAGGGGATGTTTGTGCCCTGGTGCTCAGACTGCAATTCGAACGTGTTGCTTCAAGCGGTAGGCGTAGTAGGTGCTGTCATAATGCCCCACAATCTCTACCTGCACTCGGCCTTGGTTAAG TCCCGCGATATAGATCGTCGCCAGCCAAAGAAAGTAAGCGAAGCGAATTTCTACTTCTTTATAGAGGCATCGGTAGCTCTGTTTGTGTCCTTTATTATCAATTTGTTTGTGGTTGCTGTGTTTGCCCATGGCATGTATGGAAAAACGAACAATGATGTG CTTGATGTGTGTAAGGACAAGTCCATGTACGACGATGCCAAAATGTCATTCGTGGACAGTGTGAATGGAACTGCCATCATCGATGCGGATCTGTACAAAGGTGGACTCTTCCTTGGTTGCACCTTTGGCGCCGTGGCCATGTACATTTGGGGCGTGGGCATTCTGGCCGCCGGTCAGAGCTCCACCATGACGGGCACCTATGCGGGCCAGTTCTCCATGGAAGGATTCCTGAATCTACAGTGGCCGCGCTGGTGTCGCGTGCTGGTCACGCGCTGCATTGCCATTATTCCCACCTTCTGCCTGGCCATGTTCAGCAAGATGGAGGATCTGACCAGCATGAACGACATCCTGAATGCCGTGATGTCGCTCCAGCTGCCATTCGCTGCCATACCAACCATCGCATTCACCTCCTGCGCCGCCATCATGGGCGAGTTCGTCAATGGAGT GGGAAACAAAATCGTGTCCATACTGCTCACCATTGTTGTGATTGGCGTAAATTTGTACTTTGTGGTGGTGCAGGTAGAGAGCATGGAAATCAAAGGCGGCCTGCTGGCCCTCGTCT GTATATTTGCCATTCTTTATTTACTGTTTAACCTATACCTTGTGATACACATGGCTGCCTGCATGGGCAATCAGCGTCTAATGAACAGTCGG TGGGTGCAGCGCTTCGTGTTGCCAAGCCAGAACAGCTTTTCGATAAAGAACGCCAACTCGACGTATGCCAG TGATGTAACCTTAGTTGTAGGCGAATCTGCTACTAACACGGTGAAAGGTCTCGATACCGTCTCGGAGAAAGTGCCTAACTGA
- the Mvl gene encoding protein Malvolio isoform X3, translating into MSSNEAYHEPGAGGDGPGESAGGSGGGSQRSSHLHHQQILNETTYLKPAAKQAYFSDEKVLIPDDDRTNVGFSFRKLWAFTGPGFLMSIAYLDPGNIESDMQSGAAAKYKILWVLLWATVLGLLMQRLAARLGVVTGLHLAEMCYRQYKRLPRWILWIMIEIAIIGSDMQEVIGTAIAIYLLSNKVVPLWGGVLITIVDTFTFLFLDKYGLRKLEFLFGTLITIMAVSFGYEYIVSAPNQGEVLEGMFVPWCSDCNSNVLLQAVGVVGAVIMPHNLYLHSALVKSRDIDRRQPKKVSEANFYFFIEASVALFVSFIINLFVVAVFAHGMYGKTNNDVLDVCKDKSMYDDAKMSFVDSVNGTAIIDADLYKGGLFLGCTFGAVAMYIWGVGILAAGQSSTMTGTYAGQFSMEGFLNLQWPRWCRVLVTRCIAIIPTFCLAMFSKMEDLTSMNDILNAVMSLQLPFAAIPTIAFTSCAAIMGEFVNGVGNKIVSILLTIVVIGVNLYFVVVQVESMEIKGGLLALVCIFAILYLLFNLYLVIHMAACMGNQRLMNSRWVQRFVLPSQNSFSIKNANSTYARIATSADQEAEGLDGEDA; encoded by the exons ATGTCTTCAAATGAGGCCTACCACGAGCCGGGCGCCGGTGGAGATGGACCGGGCGAGTCCGCCGGTGGATCCGGCGGAGGCAGCCAGCGGAGCAGCCATCTACACCACCAGCAGATACTCAACGAGACGACCTATCTGAAACCCGCCGCCAAGCAGGCCTACTTCAGCGATGAGAAGGTCCTCATACCCGACGATGATCGCACAAAT GTTGGTTTCAGCTTTCGCAAGCTGTGGGCCTTCACGGGACCCGGTTTTCTTATGTCCATTGCGTATCTGGATCCCGGTAACATCGAATCCGATATGCAATCTGGTGCGGCGGCCAAGTACAAGATCTTGTGGGTCTTGCTGTGGGCCACCGTCTTGGGCCTGCTTATGCAACGCTTGGCTGCAAG ACTGGGTGTTGTCACAGGCCTCCATCTGGCCGAGATGTGCTACAGGCAGTACAAGCGTCTGCCACGTTGGATCCTCTGGATAATGATTGAGATAGCCATTATTGGTTCCGACATGCAGGAGGTTATTGGCACGGCCATTGCCATATACCTGCTGTCGAATAAAGT TGTGCCTTTGTGGGGCGGCGTGTTGATTACCATTGTCGACACGTTCACGTTCCTGTTTCTGGACAAATACGGTCTACGCAAGCTGGAGTTCCTATTCGGCACACTCATCACCATAATGGCCGTCTCCTTCGGATATGAG TACATTGTGTCAGCCCCGAATCAAGGAGAAGTTCTCGAGGGGATGTTTGTGCCCTGGTGCTCAGACTGCAATTCGAACGTGTTGCTTCAAGCGGTAGGCGTAGTAGGTGCTGTCATAATGCCCCACAATCTCTACCTGCACTCGGCCTTGGTTAAG TCCCGCGATATAGATCGTCGCCAGCCAAAGAAAGTAAGCGAAGCGAATTTCTACTTCTTTATAGAGGCATCGGTAGCTCTGTTTGTGTCCTTTATTATCAATTTGTTTGTGGTTGCTGTGTTTGCCCATGGCATGTATGGAAAAACGAACAATGATGTG CTTGATGTGTGTAAGGACAAGTCCATGTACGACGATGCCAAAATGTCATTCGTGGACAGTGTGAATGGAACTGCCATCATCGATGCGGATCTGTACAAAGGTGGACTCTTCCTTGGTTGCACCTTTGGCGCCGTGGCCATGTACATTTGGGGCGTGGGCATTCTGGCCGCCGGTCAGAGCTCCACCATGACGGGCACCTATGCGGGCCAGTTCTCCATGGAAGGATTCCTGAATCTACAGTGGCCGCGCTGGTGTCGCGTGCTGGTCACGCGCTGCATTGCCATTATTCCCACCTTCTGCCTGGCCATGTTCAGCAAGATGGAGGATCTGACCAGCATGAACGACATCCTGAATGCCGTGATGTCGCTCCAGCTGCCATTCGCTGCCATACCAACCATCGCATTCACCTCCTGCGCCGCCATCATGGGCGAGTTCGTCAATGGAGT GGGAAACAAAATCGTGTCCATACTGCTCACCATTGTTGTGATTGGCGTAAATTTGTACTTTGTGGTGGTGCAGGTAGAGAGCATGGAAATCAAAGGCGGCCTGCTGGCCCTCGTCT GTATATTTGCCATTCTTTATTTACTGTTTAACCTATACCTTGTGATACACATGGCTGCCTGCATGGGCAATCAGCGTCTAATGAACAGTCGG TGGGTGCAGCGCTTCGTGTTGCCAAGCCAGAACAGCTTTTCGATAAAGAACGCCAACTCGACGTATGCCAG GATTGCCACGAGTGCCGACCAAGAGGCGGAGGGCTTGGACGGTGAGGATGCGTAG
- the Mvl gene encoding protein Malvolio isoform X5, protein MSSNEAYHEPGAGGDGPGESAGGSGGGSQRSSHLHHQQILNETTYLKPAAKQAYFSDEKVLIPDDDRTNVGFSFRKLWAFTGPGFLMSIAYLDPGNIESDMQSGAAAKYKILWVLLWATVLGLLMQRLAARLGVVTGLHLAEMCYRQYKRLPRWILWIMIEIAIIGSDMQEVIGTAIAIYLLSNKVVPLWGGVLITIVDTFTFLFLDKYGLRKLEFLFGTLITIMAVSFGYEYIVSAPNQGEVLEGMFVPWCSDCNSNVLLQAVGVVGAVIMPHNLYLHSALVKSRDIDRRQPKKVSEANFYFFIEASVALFVSFIINLFVVAVFAHGMYGKTNNDVLDVCKDKSMYDDAKMSFVDSVNGTAIIDADLYKGGLFLGCTFGAVAMYIWGVGILAAGQSSTMTGTYAGQFSMEGFLNLQWPRWCRVLVTRCIAIIPTFCLAMFSKMEDLTSMNDILNAVMSLQLPFAAIPTIAFTSCAAIMGEFVNGVGNKIVSILLTIVVIGVNLYFVVVQVESMEIKGGLLALVCIFAILYLLFNLYLVIHMAACMGNQRLMNSRWVQRFVLPSQNSFSIKNANSTYARQ, encoded by the exons ATGTCTTCAAATGAGGCCTACCACGAGCCGGGCGCCGGTGGAGATGGACCGGGCGAGTCCGCCGGTGGATCCGGCGGAGGCAGCCAGCGGAGCAGCCATCTACACCACCAGCAGATACTCAACGAGACGACCTATCTGAAACCCGCCGCCAAGCAGGCCTACTTCAGCGATGAGAAGGTCCTCATACCCGACGATGATCGCACAAAT GTTGGTTTCAGCTTTCGCAAGCTGTGGGCCTTCACGGGACCCGGTTTTCTTATGTCCATTGCGTATCTGGATCCCGGTAACATCGAATCCGATATGCAATCTGGTGCGGCGGCCAAGTACAAGATCTTGTGGGTCTTGCTGTGGGCCACCGTCTTGGGCCTGCTTATGCAACGCTTGGCTGCAAG ACTGGGTGTTGTCACAGGCCTCCATCTGGCCGAGATGTGCTACAGGCAGTACAAGCGTCTGCCACGTTGGATCCTCTGGATAATGATTGAGATAGCCATTATTGGTTCCGACATGCAGGAGGTTATTGGCACGGCCATTGCCATATACCTGCTGTCGAATAAAGT TGTGCCTTTGTGGGGCGGCGTGTTGATTACCATTGTCGACACGTTCACGTTCCTGTTTCTGGACAAATACGGTCTACGCAAGCTGGAGTTCCTATTCGGCACACTCATCACCATAATGGCCGTCTCCTTCGGATATGAG TACATTGTGTCAGCCCCGAATCAAGGAGAAGTTCTCGAGGGGATGTTTGTGCCCTGGTGCTCAGACTGCAATTCGAACGTGTTGCTTCAAGCGGTAGGCGTAGTAGGTGCTGTCATAATGCCCCACAATCTCTACCTGCACTCGGCCTTGGTTAAG TCCCGCGATATAGATCGTCGCCAGCCAAAGAAAGTAAGCGAAGCGAATTTCTACTTCTTTATAGAGGCATCGGTAGCTCTGTTTGTGTCCTTTATTATCAATTTGTTTGTGGTTGCTGTGTTTGCCCATGGCATGTATGGAAAAACGAACAATGATGTG CTTGATGTGTGTAAGGACAAGTCCATGTACGACGATGCCAAAATGTCATTCGTGGACAGTGTGAATGGAACTGCCATCATCGATGCGGATCTGTACAAAGGTGGACTCTTCCTTGGTTGCACCTTTGGCGCCGTGGCCATGTACATTTGGGGCGTGGGCATTCTGGCCGCCGGTCAGAGCTCCACCATGACGGGCACCTATGCGGGCCAGTTCTCCATGGAAGGATTCCTGAATCTACAGTGGCCGCGCTGGTGTCGCGTGCTGGTCACGCGCTGCATTGCCATTATTCCCACCTTCTGCCTGGCCATGTTCAGCAAGATGGAGGATCTGACCAGCATGAACGACATCCTGAATGCCGTGATGTCGCTCCAGCTGCCATTCGCTGCCATACCAACCATCGCATTCACCTCCTGCGCCGCCATCATGGGCGAGTTCGTCAATGGAGT GGGAAACAAAATCGTGTCCATACTGCTCACCATTGTTGTGATTGGCGTAAATTTGTACTTTGTGGTGGTGCAGGTAGAGAGCATGGAAATCAAAGGCGGCCTGCTGGCCCTCGTCT GTATATTTGCCATTCTTTATTTACTGTTTAACCTATACCTTGTGATACACATGGCTGCCTGCATGGGCAATCAGCGTCTAATGAACAGTCGG TGGGTGCAGCGCTTCGTGTTGCCAAGCCAGAACAGCTTTTCGATAAAGAACGCCAACTCGACGTATGCCAG acaataa
- the Mvl gene encoding protein Malvolio isoform X1 — protein MSSNEAYHEPGAGGDGPGESAGGSGGGSQRSSHLHHQQILNETTYLKPAAKQAYFSDEKVLIPDDDRTNVGFSFRKLWAFTGPGFLMSIAYLDPGNIESDMQSGAAAKYKILWVLLWATVLGLLMQRLAARLGVVTGLHLAEMCYRQYKRLPRWILWIMIEIAIIGSDMQEVIGTAIAIYLLSNKVVPLWGGVLITIVDTFTFLFLDKYGLRKLEFLFGTLITIMAVSFGYEYIVSAPNQGEVLEGMFVPWCSDCNSNVLLQAVGVVGAVIMPHNLYLHSALVKSRDIDRRQPKKVSEANFYFFIEASVALFVSFIINLFVVAVFAHGMYGKTNNDVLDVCKDKSMYDDAKMSFVDSVNGTAIIDADLYKGGLFLGCTFGAVAMYIWGVGILAAGQSSTMTGTYAGQFSMEGFLNLQWPRWCRVLVTRCIAIIPTFCLAMFSKMEDLTSMNDILNAVMSLQLPFAAIPTIAFTSCAAIMGEFVNGVGNKIVSILLTIVVIGVNLYFVVVQVESMEIKGGLLALVCIFAILYLLFNLYLVIHMAACMGNQRLMNSRWVQRFVLPSQNSFSIKNANSTYASELTLNDNGIARNSIQNPNQNLTQRSQLR, from the exons ATGTCTTCAAATGAGGCCTACCACGAGCCGGGCGCCGGTGGAGATGGACCGGGCGAGTCCGCCGGTGGATCCGGCGGAGGCAGCCAGCGGAGCAGCCATCTACACCACCAGCAGATACTCAACGAGACGACCTATCTGAAACCCGCCGCCAAGCAGGCCTACTTCAGCGATGAGAAGGTCCTCATACCCGACGATGATCGCACAAAT GTTGGTTTCAGCTTTCGCAAGCTGTGGGCCTTCACGGGACCCGGTTTTCTTATGTCCATTGCGTATCTGGATCCCGGTAACATCGAATCCGATATGCAATCTGGTGCGGCGGCCAAGTACAAGATCTTGTGGGTCTTGCTGTGGGCCACCGTCTTGGGCCTGCTTATGCAACGCTTGGCTGCAAG ACTGGGTGTTGTCACAGGCCTCCATCTGGCCGAGATGTGCTACAGGCAGTACAAGCGTCTGCCACGTTGGATCCTCTGGATAATGATTGAGATAGCCATTATTGGTTCCGACATGCAGGAGGTTATTGGCACGGCCATTGCCATATACCTGCTGTCGAATAAAGT TGTGCCTTTGTGGGGCGGCGTGTTGATTACCATTGTCGACACGTTCACGTTCCTGTTTCTGGACAAATACGGTCTACGCAAGCTGGAGTTCCTATTCGGCACACTCATCACCATAATGGCCGTCTCCTTCGGATATGAG TACATTGTGTCAGCCCCGAATCAAGGAGAAGTTCTCGAGGGGATGTTTGTGCCCTGGTGCTCAGACTGCAATTCGAACGTGTTGCTTCAAGCGGTAGGCGTAGTAGGTGCTGTCATAATGCCCCACAATCTCTACCTGCACTCGGCCTTGGTTAAG TCCCGCGATATAGATCGTCGCCAGCCAAAGAAAGTAAGCGAAGCGAATTTCTACTTCTTTATAGAGGCATCGGTAGCTCTGTTTGTGTCCTTTATTATCAATTTGTTTGTGGTTGCTGTGTTTGCCCATGGCATGTATGGAAAAACGAACAATGATGTG CTTGATGTGTGTAAGGACAAGTCCATGTACGACGATGCCAAAATGTCATTCGTGGACAGTGTGAATGGAACTGCCATCATCGATGCGGATCTGTACAAAGGTGGACTCTTCCTTGGTTGCACCTTTGGCGCCGTGGCCATGTACATTTGGGGCGTGGGCATTCTGGCCGCCGGTCAGAGCTCCACCATGACGGGCACCTATGCGGGCCAGTTCTCCATGGAAGGATTCCTGAATCTACAGTGGCCGCGCTGGTGTCGCGTGCTGGTCACGCGCTGCATTGCCATTATTCCCACCTTCTGCCTGGCCATGTTCAGCAAGATGGAGGATCTGACCAGCATGAACGACATCCTGAATGCCGTGATGTCGCTCCAGCTGCCATTCGCTGCCATACCAACCATCGCATTCACCTCCTGCGCCGCCATCATGGGCGAGTTCGTCAATGGAGT GGGAAACAAAATCGTGTCCATACTGCTCACCATTGTTGTGATTGGCGTAAATTTGTACTTTGTGGTGGTGCAGGTAGAGAGCATGGAAATCAAAGGCGGCCTGCTGGCCCTCGTCT GTATATTTGCCATTCTTTATTTACTGTTTAACCTATACCTTGTGATACACATGGCTGCCTGCATGGGCAATCAGCGTCTAATGAACAGTCGG TGGGTGCAGCGCTTCGTGTTGCCAAGCCAGAACAGCTTTTCGATAAAGAACGCCAACTCGACGTATGCCAG CGAGCTGACGCTAAACGATAATGGAATCGCAAGAAACTCCATTCAGAATCCAAATCAGAATCTCACCCAACGAAGCCAATTAAGATAG
- the Jhbp15 gene encoding circadian clock-controlled protein daywake, with product MKVILFIFCLWRAVVMGQLPPEIGKCKAGDSICVAEMFTRIMRLYPKGLASIGLGALDSISFENVIVSRIEPGDPATLDLRFHNLTVSGFADATVAESKGFDAELPRVLELSGWTPLLKLDGFYEMHGSLLTLPIQGKGHALVEIKECRFRCKMRALEKLRGDDKRYAEIAKVKCLLDVQGVHLNFENLFNNPELSDAMNEVANAKWLDIWHTLRKGITSAVDELVQSVLKRVADKLPYDDIYRD from the exons ATGAAGGTGatcttatttattttctgtCTGTGGAGGGCTGTCGTTATGGGACAGCTGC CTCCTGAGATTGGGAAATGTAAAGCTGGCGATTCCATCTGCGTGGCGGAAATGTTTACCCGAATTATGCGATTGTACCCCAAGGGTCTGGCCTCCATTGGATTAGGTGCCCTCGATTCCATTTCATTTGAGAATGTTATCGTTAGTCGGATAGAACCAGGCGACCCAGCAACGTTGGATCTgagattccataacttaacCGTAAGTGGATTCGCGGACGCTACAGTGGCGGAGTCAAAGGGATTTGACGCGGAGCTGCCACGAGTCCTGGAGCTAAGTGGCTGGACTCCATTGTTGAAACTGGATGGGTTCTACGAGATGCACGGTAGTCTGCTGACTTTGCCCATTCAGGGTAAAGGTCATGCTCTGGTTGAGATCAAGGAGTGCCGTTTCCGCTGCAAAATGAGGGCGCTGGAGAAACTTCGCGGAGATGACAAGCGCTATGCTGAGATAGCCAAGGTCAAGTGCTTGTTGGATGTGCAAGG AGTGCATCTGAATTTTGAGAATCTATTTAATAATCCGGAGCTGAGTGACGCCATGAACGAGGTGGCCAACGCCAAATGGCTGGATATTTGGCATACCCTTCGCAAGGGTATCACTTCCGCAGTGGATGAACTGGTTCAGTCGGTTCTCAAGAGAGTGGCTGACAAGCTACCATATGACGATATTTATAGAGATTAA
- the LOC108006134 gene encoding protein takeout, translating into MQLSLIYLALVAHLVAANQLPSGIEKCRHQDDICLLHTSNLVIRRYGKTGMAQMNIEPLDAIKVPPYDLQKGNRDQPLWHDWKVSDQWVYGYENTTLTKIHGFDRDPTRSQVEIHGRVPSVRSTAQFQFISRFLTLKLNTTGRAKSDLQNFRFVLKFSLTADDKGYAKIYKLTLNFDLDRWIQELEDLFVGNTDLTVIANEWMNRNWREFWVDFEPEITETARLLIHEKLDNIFAAVPYKDLFL; encoded by the exons ATGCAATTGAGCTTGATATATCTGGCACTAGTTGCCCACCTAGTCGCAGCTAATCAATTGC CTTCTGGAATAGAAAAGTGTCGCCACCAGGACGACATATGTCTCCTGCACACCAGCAACTTGGTGATCCGACGATATGGAAAAACTGGAATGGCAcagatgaatatagaaccatTGGATGCTATTAAGGTACCCCCATACGATCTTCAGAAAGGGAATCGTGATCAACCCTTATGGCATGACTGGAAAGTGAGTGACCAATGGGTCTACGGTTATGAGAACACCACATTGACCAAAATCCACGGATTCGATCGAGACCCTACTCGTTCGCAGGTGGAGATACATGGCCGAGTACCCAGCGTGAGGTCTACGGCGCAATTCCAATTTATATCGCGATTTCTCACCTTAAAACTAAATACGACAGGTCGAGCGAAATCTGATTTACAGAACTTTCGGTTTGTTCTTAAATTCTCCCTCACTGCTGACGACAAAGGCTATGCTAAGATCTACAAACTTACACTTAATTTTGATTTGGATCG CTGGATTCAGGAGTTGGAAGACCTATTTGTGGGCAATACAGATCTTACCGTGATCGCTAACGAATGGATGAACCGGAACTGGAGAGAGTTTTGGGTTGATTTTGAACCGGAAATAACCGAAACCGCTCGTCTATTAATACATGAAAAACTGGATAACATTTTTGCAGCCGTGCCCTATAAAGATTTGTTTCTTTAG
- the Mvl gene encoding protein Malvolio isoform X4, which produces MSSNEAYHEPGAGGDGPGESAGGSGGGSQRSSHLHHQQILNETTYLKPAAKQAYFSDEKVLIPDDDRTNVGFSFRKLWAFTGPGFLMSIAYLDPGNIESDMQSGAAAKYKILWVLLWATVLGLLMQRLAARLGVVTGLHLAEMCYRQYKRLPRWILWIMIEIAIIGSDMQEVIGTAIAIYLLSNKVVPLWGGVLITIVDTFTFLFLDKYGLRKLEFLFGTLITIMAVSFGYEYIVSAPNQGEVLEGMFVPWCSDCNSNVLLQAVGVVGAVIMPHNLYLHSALVKSRDIDRRQPKKVSEANFYFFIEASVALFVSFIINLFVVAVFAHGMYGKTNNDVLDVCKDKSMYDDAKMSFVDSVNGTAIIDADLYKGGLFLGCTFGAVAMYIWGVGILAAGQSSTMTGTYAGQFSMEGFLNLQWPRWCRVLVTRCIAIIPTFCLAMFSKMEDLTSMNDILNAVMSLQLPFAAIPTIAFTSCAAIMGEFVNGVGNKIVSILLTIVVIGVNLYFVVVQVESMEIKGGLLALVCIFAILYLLFNLYLVIHMAACMGNQRLMNSRWVQRFVLPSQNSFSIKNANSTYARIAHNMQNFNAT; this is translated from the exons ATGTCTTCAAATGAGGCCTACCACGAGCCGGGCGCCGGTGGAGATGGACCGGGCGAGTCCGCCGGTGGATCCGGCGGAGGCAGCCAGCGGAGCAGCCATCTACACCACCAGCAGATACTCAACGAGACGACCTATCTGAAACCCGCCGCCAAGCAGGCCTACTTCAGCGATGAGAAGGTCCTCATACCCGACGATGATCGCACAAAT GTTGGTTTCAGCTTTCGCAAGCTGTGGGCCTTCACGGGACCCGGTTTTCTTATGTCCATTGCGTATCTGGATCCCGGTAACATCGAATCCGATATGCAATCTGGTGCGGCGGCCAAGTACAAGATCTTGTGGGTCTTGCTGTGGGCCACCGTCTTGGGCCTGCTTATGCAACGCTTGGCTGCAAG ACTGGGTGTTGTCACAGGCCTCCATCTGGCCGAGATGTGCTACAGGCAGTACAAGCGTCTGCCACGTTGGATCCTCTGGATAATGATTGAGATAGCCATTATTGGTTCCGACATGCAGGAGGTTATTGGCACGGCCATTGCCATATACCTGCTGTCGAATAAAGT TGTGCCTTTGTGGGGCGGCGTGTTGATTACCATTGTCGACACGTTCACGTTCCTGTTTCTGGACAAATACGGTCTACGCAAGCTGGAGTTCCTATTCGGCACACTCATCACCATAATGGCCGTCTCCTTCGGATATGAG TACATTGTGTCAGCCCCGAATCAAGGAGAAGTTCTCGAGGGGATGTTTGTGCCCTGGTGCTCAGACTGCAATTCGAACGTGTTGCTTCAAGCGGTAGGCGTAGTAGGTGCTGTCATAATGCCCCACAATCTCTACCTGCACTCGGCCTTGGTTAAG TCCCGCGATATAGATCGTCGCCAGCCAAAGAAAGTAAGCGAAGCGAATTTCTACTTCTTTATAGAGGCATCGGTAGCTCTGTTTGTGTCCTTTATTATCAATTTGTTTGTGGTTGCTGTGTTTGCCCATGGCATGTATGGAAAAACGAACAATGATGTG CTTGATGTGTGTAAGGACAAGTCCATGTACGACGATGCCAAAATGTCATTCGTGGACAGTGTGAATGGAACTGCCATCATCGATGCGGATCTGTACAAAGGTGGACTCTTCCTTGGTTGCACCTTTGGCGCCGTGGCCATGTACATTTGGGGCGTGGGCATTCTGGCCGCCGGTCAGAGCTCCACCATGACGGGCACCTATGCGGGCCAGTTCTCCATGGAAGGATTCCTGAATCTACAGTGGCCGCGCTGGTGTCGCGTGCTGGTCACGCGCTGCATTGCCATTATTCCCACCTTCTGCCTGGCCATGTTCAGCAAGATGGAGGATCTGACCAGCATGAACGACATCCTGAATGCCGTGATGTCGCTCCAGCTGCCATTCGCTGCCATACCAACCATCGCATTCACCTCCTGCGCCGCCATCATGGGCGAGTTCGTCAATGGAGT GGGAAACAAAATCGTGTCCATACTGCTCACCATTGTTGTGATTGGCGTAAATTTGTACTTTGTGGTGGTGCAGGTAGAGAGCATGGAAATCAAAGGCGGCCTGCTGGCCCTCGTCT GTATATTTGCCATTCTTTATTTACTGTTTAACCTATACCTTGTGATACACATGGCTGCCTGCATGGGCAATCAGCGTCTAATGAACAGTCGG TGGGTGCAGCGCTTCGTGTTGCCAAGCCAGAACAGCTTTTCGATAAAGAACGCCAACTCGACGTATGCCAG AATTGCGCATAATATGCAAAATTTCAATGCAACATAA